A stretch of Corallococcus macrosporus DNA encodes these proteins:
- a CDS encoding DUF2380 domain-containing protein, protein MVLATGCASAPHPRTLGYTPMGTPAFSGPEQRLRRQGTRESDASPTREAVLAGIADVKGSLGGVEAAFSKLAARPPTLGGWGLNGVFTRYLDHGSTQVTWLRGSLGSATALAGAASEVSDTGMELGLLRMTGPKLQAAQFGTLLLATWVDFLHLADAVIRYCPMCSVEKLFVDLRRVQGLMEPTLTELASLDPERVEAAATTMPELMGKLTREFDTLHQETRATMKLGGQIIAAMRAVEMVTMISTMKMSLPRVPPAAPATLGAGLVMSSGGVVVGSRMVVSAEWVEMMRRLVQAGVISVPAASAAVLIQGGQVMMAQGPRDLPKGVRDALGDSPEVRAMHVTGKAGAGMSDAPKHHVLPREHREWFEQRGFKGDMDIDQFCVRLEQAHHEAIHGGGDWRLGRMWPDEWNRMIMRSLRDAETAAGRRLTRNAILKLVAREMERYSVPANFTPWSGR, encoded by the coding sequence ATGGTGCTGGCCACGGGATGTGCCTCCGCGCCGCATCCGAGGACCCTGGGCTACACGCCCATGGGGACGCCCGCCTTCTCCGGGCCGGAGCAGCGGCTGCGCCGGCAGGGCACGCGGGAAAGCGATGCCTCACCAACGCGTGAGGCAGTGCTCGCGGGCATCGCGGACGTGAAGGGCTCGCTGGGCGGCGTCGAGGCCGCGTTCTCCAAGCTGGCGGCCCGTCCTCCGACGCTCGGAGGATGGGGCCTCAATGGCGTGTTCACGCGCTACCTGGACCATGGCTCCACGCAGGTGACGTGGCTTCGTGGTTCGCTCGGGAGTGCCACTGCGCTGGCAGGAGCGGCTTCGGAAGTCAGCGACACGGGCATGGAGCTGGGGCTCCTGCGCATGACCGGGCCGAAGCTTCAGGCGGCTCAATTCGGGACGCTGCTGCTGGCCACCTGGGTGGACTTCCTGCACCTCGCGGACGCCGTGATCCGCTACTGCCCGATGTGCAGCGTCGAGAAGCTCTTCGTCGACCTTCGGCGTGTGCAGGGGTTGATGGAGCCCACGCTGACGGAGCTCGCATCCCTGGACCCGGAGCGGGTGGAGGCGGCGGCGACCACGATGCCCGAGCTGATGGGGAAGCTGACCCGTGAGTTCGACACACTCCACCAGGAGACCCGGGCAACCATGAAGCTCGGCGGGCAGATCATCGCGGCGATGCGGGCGGTGGAGATGGTGACGATGATCTCCACGATGAAGATGTCGCTGCCGCGGGTGCCGCCCGCTGCTCCCGCGACGCTTGGCGCGGGCCTCGTGATGAGCTCGGGTGGAGTCGTGGTGGGCTCGCGGATGGTGGTTTCCGCCGAGTGGGTGGAGATGATGCGCAGGCTCGTGCAGGCGGGCGTCATCTCCGTCCCTGCCGCCAGCGCGGCGGTCCTCATTCAGGGCGGACAGGTCATGATGGCACAAGGACCTCGGGACCTCCCCAAAGGCGTACGTGATGCGCTGGGAGACAGTCCCGAGGTTCGAGCCATGCACGTCACCGGCAAGGCTGGAGCAGGCATGTCCGATGCGCCCAAGCATCACGTCCTGCCGCGAGAGCACCGCGAGTGGTTCGAGCAGCGCGGCTTCAAGGGAGACATGGACATCGACCAGTTCTGTGTCCGGCTGGAACAGGCCCACCATGAGGCAATTCACGGGGGAGGCGACTGGCGCCTGGGACGCATGTGGCCTGACGAATGGAATCGGATGATCATGCGCTCGTTGCGCGATGCCGAGACGGCGGCAGGTCGGAGGTTGACGAGGAATGCGATCCTGAAGCTCGTCGCAAGGGAGATGGAGCGCTATAGCGTCCCCGCGAATTTCACACCCTGGAGTGGGCGATGA
- a CDS encoding NUDIX hydrolase has protein sequence MNEDHPWRGNWPARMYERVRELGYDSLTAFAEARPTATLVELANALGKGDIAGVQVFQGLVEEAEKSHRLTRLVRSQFVRELSEGLPNGWPPVLDDESRMEVALVLGSWSGFTPFTHEQRVSQASDALLAHPPPPGWRPLGPDDELLRTLLPDDEA, from the coding sequence ATGAACGAAGATCATCCCTGGCGTGGCAATTGGCCGGCGCGGATGTATGAGCGGGTCCGCGAGTTGGGTTACGACTCCCTGACCGCCTTCGCGGAGGCACGTCCCACGGCGACGTTGGTCGAGCTGGCTAACGCGCTGGGCAAGGGGGACATCGCGGGAGTGCAGGTGTTCCAGGGGCTGGTCGAGGAGGCCGAAAAATCCCACCGGCTCACCCGGCTGGTGCGCAGTCAGTTCGTCCGTGAGCTGTCCGAGGGGCTGCCCAACGGCTGGCCGCCCGTGCTGGATGATGAGTCCCGCATGGAGGTCGCCCTGGTCCTCGGATCCTGGTCCGGTTTCACTCCCTTCACCCATGAGCAACGGGTCAGCCAGGCCAGCGACGCACTCCTCGCCCATCCGCCGCCCCCCGGCTGGCGCCCGCTCGGTCCCGACGACGAGCTGCTCCGCACGCTTCTCCCCGACGACGAGGCCTGA
- the gor gene encoding glutathione-disulfide reductase — MAGYDFDLFTLGAGSGGVAASRRAGASGAKVAICEEGRVGGTCVLRGCVPKKLLVYAAHYRYDFEDAAGYGWTAGSPALDWKKLQAVKAKELDRLTGIYGRLLRDAGVTLVEGRGRVVDAHTVEVAGKRYTAERILVATGGRPYLPEVTGIEHALTSEEALELPALPRRVAVVGGGYIGVEFAGIFAALGVKVTMLIRGDTVLRGFDNDIRAALTQEMRKKGIDIRPETFVQDIEKREDGTLSLMTRTGDTLEVDAVLYSTGRVPNTKGLGLEEAGVKLDARGAVVVDAQSRSSVESIYAVGDVTDRLNLTPVAIAEGRAMVETLYRNNPVTMDHTNVPSAVFSQPPVGTVGLTEREAMELHGKVDVYVSSFRPMKHTLTGRDERSMMKVVVERGTERVLGFHMVGADAPEIIQGLAVALKCGVTKKQLDATVGIHPTAAEEFVTLRDKRPDPSESATLLELGREVVATPPGDQRK, encoded by the coding sequence ATGGCGGGCTACGACTTCGACTTGTTCACGTTGGGCGCGGGGTCGGGCGGAGTGGCGGCCAGCCGGCGCGCGGGGGCCTCCGGGGCGAAGGTGGCCATCTGCGAGGAGGGGCGCGTGGGCGGCACGTGCGTCCTGCGCGGGTGCGTGCCCAAGAAGCTGCTCGTGTACGCGGCGCACTACCGCTACGACTTCGAGGACGCGGCCGGCTACGGCTGGACGGCGGGCAGCCCCGCGCTGGACTGGAAGAAGCTCCAGGCGGTGAAGGCGAAGGAGCTGGACCGGCTGACGGGCATCTACGGGCGGCTGTTGCGCGACGCGGGCGTGACGCTGGTGGAGGGCCGGGGCCGGGTGGTGGACGCGCACACGGTGGAGGTCGCGGGCAAGCGCTACACGGCGGAGCGCATCCTGGTGGCCACGGGCGGGCGGCCCTACCTGCCGGAGGTGACGGGCATCGAGCACGCGCTCACGTCGGAGGAGGCGCTGGAGCTGCCCGCGCTACCGCGCCGGGTGGCGGTGGTGGGGGGCGGCTACATCGGCGTGGAGTTCGCGGGCATCTTCGCGGCGCTGGGCGTGAAGGTGACGATGTTGATCCGCGGCGACACGGTGCTGCGCGGCTTCGACAACGACATCCGCGCGGCGCTGACGCAGGAGATGCGCAAGAAGGGCATCGACATCCGCCCGGAGACGTTCGTCCAGGACATCGAGAAGCGCGAGGACGGCACGCTCAGCCTGATGACGCGCACGGGGGACACGCTGGAGGTGGACGCGGTGCTGTACTCCACCGGCCGCGTGCCCAACACGAAGGGGCTGGGGTTGGAGGAAGCGGGCGTGAAGCTGGACGCGCGCGGGGCGGTGGTGGTGGACGCGCAGTCGCGCTCGTCGGTGGAGAGCATCTACGCGGTGGGGGACGTGACGGATCGGCTGAACCTCACGCCGGTGGCCATCGCGGAAGGCCGGGCGATGGTGGAGACGCTGTACCGGAACAACCCGGTGACGATGGACCACACGAACGTGCCGTCCGCGGTGTTCAGCCAGCCGCCGGTGGGCACGGTGGGGCTCACGGAGCGCGAGGCCATGGAGCTGCACGGCAAGGTGGACGTCTACGTCTCCAGCTTCCGGCCCATGAAGCACACGCTGACGGGGAGGGATGAGCGGTCGATGATGAAGGTGGTGGTGGAGCGGGGCACGGAGCGCGTGCTGGGCTTCCACATGGTGGGCGCGGACGCACCGGAGATCATCCAGGGGCTCGCGGTGGCGCTGAAGTGCGGCGTGACGAAGAAGCAGCTCGACGCCACGGTGGGCATCCACCCCACGGCGGCGGAGGAGTTCGTGACGTTGAGGGACAAGCGGCCGGATCCGTCGGAGAGCGCCACGCTGCTGGAGCTGGGCCGCGAGGTCGTGGCCACGCCGCCGGGAGATCAGCGCAAGTAG
- a CDS encoding serine/threonine-protein kinase, translating to MSHPPSCQTSLRTDVPDADTSPGTDPEVVGRRYRVLDLLGRGGAGTVWRAQDGLSGLVALKRLHRTVADLARRPGRGTPSAFATQGMALSLAHEFQTLVSLRHPNVIRVLDYGFDAEGRPYLAMDLLEDARTLVEAGSDAPLMTQVGLLIQTLQALAYLHRRGIIHRDLKPGNVLVVRGQVKVLDFGLAVGRDQQGRRAQPAGTPGYLAPELFEDQPPSELTDLFGFGAMACQMFFGRLPHAGQVFATPGFPPELKALLEQLVAPEAHRRPRDAEAVIAALCAAVGQPRPAESAATRESFLQSARFVGRVKEREHLTDVLDAALAGQGAAWLIGGESGVGKSRLLEEVRSLALVRGAVVLRGQAVDTGGVPYQEWRAVLRWLPMLTELSDREARVLRPLVPDLESLLGREVPAAPELDADMAQLRLHQTVEDLFARLAQPTVVILEDLHQAHAESLQLLAQLAARAAGLPLLLLASFRDDESPQLPERLSGARMLRLHRLNSEEIAQLGESMLGAIGRRPDVVELLRRESEGNPFLLVEVVRALAEDAGGLDRLGAVELPQRVWAGGMRALVQRRLEKVPKEARGLLDLAALLGRELDLAVLERAAPDVDVEAWLTDCAAAAVLDVGDGRWRFAHDKLRERLLEDLSPAARPALHRRVAEALEAAHPTGHAAALSYHWGQAGERAREAHHARIAGEEALAVGACREALPLLTRALTVAPRATPLEQGRVEALLAEARFQLGDLEAFRGHAEAALAHFGWRVPTSRVAWVLGTLGQVLSRLAQSARPDAYVDDSTRRREARRVAGRLLMRLTDAFIYAQEAVPVLWSGLRMLNLCEPAGPTPELARGYTVMAVVAGTVPVHRVADAWVKRAQDVAERVGRPVDLAYVLNRNAVCAVYQARWQDVETWLARATAIVDSLGDLRLAEECRALLTVSAMYRGQFARGLPLMDWLEASAVRRGSEQTRHWAQHYRAYMLLRLGEHARARAALEPALAWTEAHGGATDRIIVDGTLALLCLREGDTAGARAAAEKALVRLSAGKPVAHFVYFGATAVAEVLLTLWARETPGPGLQALTHSARTALRAVEDFARVFPFGEPAAWLWRGCEAWLAGKHPKALRAWQRCIAVSETRGMPYEAAHARLEWARHLPPEDPERAGLLRRAVEDFTRLGAREDLARALAEQGTAG from the coding sequence ATGTCTCACCCCCCTTCCTGTCAGACTTCCCTCCGGACGGACGTTCCGGACGCCGACACGTCTCCGGGCACGGATCCGGAGGTCGTGGGGCGCCGCTACCGCGTCCTCGACCTGCTGGGGCGCGGGGGCGCGGGAACCGTGTGGCGCGCGCAGGACGGGCTGTCCGGTCTGGTGGCGCTCAAGCGGCTGCACCGCACGGTGGCGGACCTGGCGCGGCGCCCGGGCCGGGGCACCCCTTCCGCCTTCGCCACGCAGGGCATGGCGCTGTCCTTGGCCCATGAGTTCCAGACGCTGGTGTCGCTGCGCCACCCGAACGTCATCCGCGTGCTCGACTACGGGTTCGACGCGGAGGGCCGGCCCTACCTGGCCATGGACCTCCTGGAGGACGCGCGCACGCTGGTGGAGGCGGGCTCGGACGCGCCCCTGATGACGCAGGTGGGGCTGCTCATCCAGACGCTCCAGGCGCTCGCGTACCTGCACCGGCGCGGCATCATCCACCGCGACCTCAAGCCCGGGAACGTGCTGGTGGTGCGCGGCCAGGTGAAGGTGCTGGACTTCGGCCTGGCCGTGGGCCGAGACCAGCAGGGCCGTCGCGCGCAGCCCGCGGGCACGCCGGGCTACCTGGCCCCGGAGCTCTTCGAGGACCAGCCCCCTTCGGAGCTGACGGACCTGTTCGGCTTCGGCGCCATGGCGTGCCAGATGTTCTTCGGCCGGCTGCCGCACGCGGGCCAGGTGTTCGCGACGCCGGGCTTCCCGCCCGAGCTCAAGGCCCTGCTGGAGCAACTGGTGGCGCCGGAGGCCCACCGCAGGCCGCGCGACGCGGAGGCCGTCATCGCCGCGCTGTGCGCCGCCGTGGGTCAGCCCCGGCCCGCCGAGTCCGCCGCCACGCGCGAGAGCTTCCTCCAGTCCGCGCGCTTCGTGGGCCGCGTGAAGGAGCGCGAGCACCTGACGGACGTGCTCGACGCGGCGCTCGCGGGGCAGGGCGCCGCGTGGCTCATCGGCGGGGAGAGCGGCGTGGGCAAGTCGCGCCTCCTGGAGGAGGTGCGCTCGCTGGCGCTGGTGCGCGGCGCGGTGGTGCTGCGCGGCCAGGCGGTGGACACCGGCGGCGTGCCGTACCAGGAGTGGCGCGCGGTGCTGCGCTGGCTGCCCATGCTCACGGAGCTGTCCGACCGCGAGGCGCGCGTGCTCCGGCCGCTGGTGCCGGACCTGGAGTCGCTGCTGGGCCGCGAGGTGCCCGCCGCCCCGGAGCTGGACGCGGACATGGCGCAGCTGCGCCTGCACCAGACGGTGGAGGACCTCTTCGCCCGGCTGGCGCAGCCCACCGTGGTCATCCTGGAGGACCTGCACCAGGCGCACGCGGAATCCCTCCAACTGCTCGCGCAGCTCGCGGCGAGGGCGGCGGGGCTGCCGCTGCTCCTGCTGGCCAGCTTCCGCGACGACGAGTCCCCGCAGCTCCCCGAGCGCCTGTCCGGCGCCCGCATGCTGCGGCTGCACCGGCTGAACTCGGAGGAGATCGCCCAGCTGGGAGAGTCCATGCTGGGCGCCATCGGCCGCCGGCCCGACGTGGTGGAGCTGCTGCGCCGCGAGTCCGAGGGCAACCCCTTCCTCCTCGTGGAGGTGGTGCGCGCGCTGGCGGAGGACGCGGGAGGTCTGGACCGGCTGGGTGCCGTCGAGCTGCCCCAGCGCGTGTGGGCGGGCGGCATGCGCGCGCTGGTGCAGCGCCGCCTGGAGAAGGTGCCGAAGGAGGCGCGGGGGCTGCTGGACCTGGCGGCGCTGCTGGGCCGGGAGCTGGACCTGGCGGTGCTGGAGCGCGCCGCGCCCGACGTGGACGTGGAGGCGTGGCTCACCGACTGCGCGGCGGCGGCGGTGCTGGACGTGGGCGACGGCCGCTGGCGCTTCGCGCACGACAAGCTGCGGGAGCGGCTGCTGGAGGACCTGTCCCCGGCGGCGCGGCCCGCCCTCCACCGGCGCGTGGCGGAGGCGCTGGAGGCGGCGCACCCCACGGGCCACGCGGCGGCGCTGTCGTATCACTGGGGGCAGGCCGGGGAGCGCGCTCGCGAGGCGCACCACGCGCGGATCGCTGGCGAGGAGGCGCTGGCGGTGGGCGCGTGCCGGGAAGCGCTGCCGCTGCTCACGCGGGCGCTGACGGTCGCGCCCCGGGCCACGCCGCTGGAGCAGGGCCGCGTGGAGGCGCTGCTGGCGGAGGCCCGCTTCCAGTTGGGTGACCTGGAGGCCTTCCGGGGACACGCGGAGGCCGCGCTCGCGCACTTCGGCTGGCGGGTGCCCACGTCGCGCGTGGCGTGGGTGCTGGGCACGCTGGGGCAGGTGCTGTCGCGGCTCGCGCAGAGCGCCCGGCCGGACGCGTACGTGGATGACTCCACGCGGCGTCGCGAGGCGCGGCGCGTGGCGGGCCGGCTGCTCATGCGGCTGACGGACGCGTTCATCTACGCGCAGGAAGCGGTGCCGGTGCTCTGGAGCGGCCTGCGCATGCTCAACCTGTGCGAGCCCGCGGGGCCCACGCCGGAGCTGGCGCGCGGCTACACGGTGATGGCGGTGGTGGCGGGCACGGTGCCGGTGCACCGCGTGGCGGACGCGTGGGTAAAGCGGGCGCAGGACGTGGCGGAGCGCGTGGGCCGCCCGGTGGACCTGGCCTACGTGCTCAACCGCAACGCGGTGTGCGCGGTGTACCAGGCGCGCTGGCAGGACGTGGAGACCTGGCTGGCGCGGGCGACGGCCATCGTGGACTCGCTGGGGGACCTGCGGCTGGCGGAGGAGTGCCGCGCGCTGCTCACCGTGTCCGCCATGTACCGGGGCCAGTTCGCGCGGGGCCTGCCGCTGATGGACTGGCTGGAGGCGTCCGCGGTGCGCCGGGGCTCGGAGCAGACGCGGCACTGGGCCCAGCACTACCGGGCCTACATGCTGCTGCGGCTGGGCGAGCACGCACGCGCCCGCGCGGCGCTGGAGCCGGCGCTCGCGTGGACGGAGGCGCACGGCGGCGCCACCGACCGCATCATCGTGGACGGCACGCTCGCGCTGCTGTGCCTGCGCGAGGGCGACACGGCGGGCGCTCGCGCGGCGGCGGAGAAGGCGCTGGTGCGGCTGTCGGCGGGCAAGCCGGTGGCGCACTTCGTCTACTTCGGGGCGACGGCGGTGGCGGAGGTGCTGCTCACGCTGTGGGCGCGCGAGACGCCCGGGCCGGGCCTGCAGGCGCTCACGCACAGCGCGCGGACGGCGCTCCGGGCGGTGGAGGACTTCGCGCGGGTGTTCCCCTTCGGCGAGCCTGCCGCGTGGCTGTGGCGCGGCTGCGAGGCGTGGCTCGCGGGCAAGCACCCCAAGGCGCTGCGCGCGTGGCAGCGCTGCATCGCCGTGTCGGAGACGCGGGGCATGCCCTACGAGGCGGCGCACGCGCGGCTGGAGTGGGCGCGGCACCTGCCCCCGGAGGACCCGGAGCGCGCGGGGCTGCTGCGGCGGGCGGTGGAGGACTTCACCCGGCTGGGGGCGCGCGAGGACCTGGCGCGGGCCCTGGCCGAACAGGGGACGGCAGGGTGA